The Proteiniphilum propionicum genome contains the following window.
GGTTGCCGGGATAGTTAGGTGGTTGCCCTGAGTTACTTCCTTGTGAATGAAAGCCCAAGATCAAGAAGGTTGAAATAAAAATGGCAATTAAATATTTCATACGACTAAAATTATTAACTTTAAAATATGTCGTATGGAACCTGCTTTTAGTCATCAACATGGTTTCAAGCTGTTTACATGCTCATCTCATACGATTATTTTTATTTTCAAAGTAAGAGGGGGGACCGGGTTTTCAGCCCCCTCCCCTTGAATTGGTCCGGATTTAAATTTCAGGCATCAGTGGCAGCGTGAAGCCGTTTTGGTATGTATGCCTTATCCACTCGTTTGCCATCTCCAGGGCGTTGAATTCGGCAAACCGGCGGTCGAACTTCGGATCCCCGTCTATCACCGCGTACTCATCCACCGTTACAATCTTTATCTTGTCCGTAGGGGAAATGTTTGTGAACTTCATATTTTCACCGTCCCACTTTAATTCCCGGTGCAACCCGTGTAATCCGGAGAGCCTGGTTGCCAGGACACCCATCACTACCATCTCGTTGAAAGGTCCCGAGAACTGGAAGTTGGACGAAGACTCCCTCCTGTTATTGGCGGGCTCCTTGCATGCCCTTATCCAGTCTTGTTCGTGGGCATCGGTAGCCCAAATATTTCCGTTTCCCCCCTTGACCCTGGGAATAGTGGGCTCGGGCTGTTTAAAGTCTGCCATCAGGGATGTGGGCAGGAGCGTCGGATTCATACCGTAACATCCTGTCATTATTTTCCCCTTTGTTCCCACTAAGATGATACCTCCGTTTTCATCCCCCATCATTTCGCCATCTTTCAATTCTTCCGGACGGTCGGGAACCAACCCGCCATCGTACCAGTAAACAGTTAATTCGGGCATTTCTACTTTTCCCTTAGGTGGCCGTGCCGGGAACTTATAAGTGACTTTTTGAGCCTGTGGCGGTGAATAAAGGTTTGAGAGTGTTGAGCTGGCCTCAACGCTAACTGGATACTTCAAATCCAATGCCCAGTATAGCGGGTCCATGATGTGACAGGCCATATCACCCAGGGCGCCTGTACCGAAATCCCAGAAACCGCGCCAGTTCCATGGCGTGTATGCCGGGTCGTAAGGCCGTTTTGCGGCCGGCCCGATGAACAAATCCCAGTCGAGGGTCGCAGGAACGGGAACACCCCCCCTTTGGTTCGGCCAGCCCTTGCGGCCATATTGGGCGGTCTGTCCAGCAGTGAGCCTCGTAGACGTCGCCAATGACGCCCGACTCGACCCACTCTGCCACTTGCCGGCACCAGTCGAACGAGTTGCCCTGGTTACCCATCTGGGTGGCAACCTTGTGCTTTTTTGCCAGCCTGGTAAGCAGCCTGGATTCATACACGCTGTGTGTCAGCGGTTTTTGCACGTATGTGTGTTTCCCTGAAGTGATGGCGTGAGCAGCCACTCCCGCGTGTGTGTGATCGGGCGTTGCCACCATGATTGCATCTATGGTGTTACCCATTTTGTCGAACATCTCCCGCCAGTCTTTAAACTGCCTGGCCTTGGGATAATCGCCGAATGTCTTTGCGGCATATTTCCAGTCCACGTCGCAAAGGGCAACGATGTTCTCCGTCTTCATGTTGGCCAGGTTGCGGCGTCCCATCCCGCCAACGCCAACGCCCGCGATGTTGAGCTTGTCGCTGGGAGCCATATGCCCGAATGATTTACCTAATATGCTGTTAGGTACGATAGTCAGCCCGGCGGCGCCTGCCGCCGCCGTTTTTAAAAATTTTCTTCGAGAATAGATTTTCATATTGATATTTTTTAATTTATTGTAGTTTTATAATTCATGTATTTTGTCTGGATCAACTTTTGAAAGTCATTTAGAAAATTACTGTTTTTCTTCAAGAATCCAGAGTGTTTATTTTGGATATTTCATTGTAATGATTAGTTATTCAATCCACAATCCCTGTTTTTTGCAAAAGGCATATTCATATGAAGTATTTGTATAATATCCTAATTGAGTAGCATTATTCATAAATTCTAACCACCAATCAGGGAGTCTTATTCCTATGCCTGGATTATGATACGAAAGTGATGCAATATCTGTTTGTACAGCTATTTTTACTTTTGGATTTGCGTTTTGGATTGCTTTTTTCGCATATTCGTAGCCTGTTAAATAATTGGGAGGCAACAACGGATCACCCCAGTCTTGATAAGACGTTTGTATAAAAAAGACATCCGGTTGAACTTCTTTTGCAATTCTTGGCATATCGAGACCAAAATGTTCTCTAATCTCAGAAAGCGAACCACCTCTAACAGCAATTCCCCAAGATGCAAATACCGTTTTAGGATTTGCAGTCCTAACAGCTTTTTTTATTTTACGATTGAAGTTTAGAATTGCATCGACCCGAAAATTTTGCCACTTATAATACCATTCTTTATTATTCCTGATAGCTTCGAATGACAATGCCGACCTGTTCAATCCCAAATACTCACGAGTAAACTTTTGTCTTGCAAATAAACTAACATCTCCGTAGTGACCAGTGGTATTGATTGTATACCATTCAGGAAAATATGATTCTGCAAATCCAATTCCTGCAAAATCATAGTTTTTAAATATTCGGTTTACTCTCTCTACTTGCCACTGTATATAATCATCATTATGAAATGAATAAAAATGTAAAGATGGATCAGCATAAGGTTTAAGAAATTTCATCTCCCATTCTTCCGGCAGTTGATCGTACATGCAGTTCCCAGGTAACATGATCCAAATTGCAATGCCGTTTTCTTTTAGTGCTTTCATATAATCCGGTCTAAATAACGTATCATCTTTACTCCCATCCCATTTCTTTACGATTACAAAGTGGACTGACGTTATCTTTGCTTTTTTCAGATCTGAGATTACTTCTTCAGGAGAAATATTTAGAGTATACAGTACTACTGGATCTATCTGAATAGAATTCCCTTCAGTCTTCTTGACATTTTCTTTGTTTTCGTTGTAATCTACAATGTCCCCATTTTCTATACCGCCATTGCTATTATCACCATTGTCAGGAGGAATATTACCAGAGCATGAGATTAATAAGGCTATAAAAAACGTAAAACTCCATATTAATTTCAATAACTTTAACATAATTTTAATATTTTATATCGTTCTTGTTGCTGAATATAACCACTCTTTCTATGTATATTTTGTAGCCAATAGAATTTGGCTCTTTTTTATTCAACACAACTATTTTTAAGGTATGATCACCCTCTTCAAGATTCATTGCATGAATAATATGTTGTCTGTTTGCAAGCCATTTACCCGCCTCTTTTTGATAATAGCAATTAAACTCTCTCAAGGGCTTATTATCGATATATGCCATTGCCGTACCGCCATCTACATTATAACTTCCCATAATTGTGATGCCTGTGCCTTTGAACTTAATTTCAAAAATATCACCGGGTTTTGTTGAAACTTGATATAACTCATAATCCCCATCACCGTTCTGAAAATCTTCCCAGCTTCCGGTGAGTGAATATTTTTCTTTATCAGTCATTGTTACAAGATCAGTCATAATTTTATTTTGAAAAGCTTGTTCCAATTCCCCGATTACTTTTGGTTTTTGTAGTTTAACTCTATAGGTAACATTTTCTAAAGTACCCCCATTGGATAGAATATTTTCTTCTGCAAATAGCTCTGTCTGCGATACAGCTTTTTTAAAAGAATAGTTTGTGTTTAAAAACAGACTGTCTTCCATGTGAGGAATATGAGACTTGAATTTTTCATCTATCGCCTCGAATCCATACATAATACCCAAAACTGCTGCTGCGTTAGCTGCATTACAGTCAGTATCTTGTCCACATCTAATTGTAATTTCGACAGTTTTGCCCATATCGTTTTCTCCATAAAGCAATCCCATTGCAATATATGCCCCATTGATGGTTGCGTCAATATTGAATGGATGATAAGGGACACAGACATCAGCGTCTCCCCATCTTTCCTGAATTGTCGTCCATGTTTTTTCCCAATTATCCGGATTTGTGTCGTATCCGTCAATAACAGTTTGAATGGCTTGGGCATATTCACTTTCAGTCGGGATTAATTGCAGTGCCTTTTTTACCACAGTTTTCGCATCCGATTCAAAGAAAGCAAATGCATGCATCCCTGAAACAAAAATACCACCATAAAGCCCATCGCCATACGCCATGATTCGTCCGATACTGTCTGCCATCAGAGCGGCAGAATAAGGCATGCCAGGATTTATAAAACCAATAAAATCGGACTCAATTTGAAAATCCAGGTCATTTGCATGCATGTTATATTCCGGAGTTCCCGAAAGAGGTGGCATAATGTCATCAAAGAAATTCTTACGAGCCTGAAGATTGGCATGACAAAGATTGAATTGAGCAAAGGCAAACTCTTCTGCAAGTTTCGCTACTGGGGTTTTTAAACCCTCATTTTTTTCCATTGTTGCCATAAAACTTAATTGCCCGTAAATATCATCCTCTCCAAGAGCGCCTTCAATCATCTTAGGAGTCCAAGTGATTGAGTCCTTAAATATTTCACCAACGGCTTGAAATTCCATATCAATACCATGCATAACCCCGATCATTTTGCCTGCCCATGCACCTTTTATTTTGTCATGTAATTTGGCTTGTGTTATTTCTTTATATTCCTCACTGGCTATCTTTCCACATGAGGTGAGAAAACATATCAAGAAGATAAATAAAATACCTTTTATTTTCATTGGCTATTGATTTTTTGATAGTTTATTTAATCCATAGATTCTGTTTTTTGCAGAAAGCATATTCATAAGAAGTGTTTGTGTAATAGCCCAGTCTGGCTGAATGATTCATAAATTCAATCCACCAGTTTGGTAACCTAACCCCGATTCCCGGATTATGGTATGAGAGTGAAGCAATATCTGTCTGAACTGCCATTCTTACGTTGGGATTTGCTGCCTGTATTGTCTTTCTTGCATATTCGTATTGATTTAAATAGTCTGATTTTAAATTAGGGTCAAGCCAGTCTTGTGATGATGTTTGTATAAAGAATATATCCGGTTTTACTTCTTTTACCAGCCTTACCATATCTAAACCAAAATGCTCTCTGATTTCTCCTAATGTCTCATTTCTTAACGCAATTCCCCATGATGCGAATATGGCTTTGGAATTTACTTTTCGAACGGCTTCTTTTATTTTTTTATTAAAGTTAATGATAGCTTCTACTCTATAGTCTTGCCATTTTTTATACAATGTTGGATCGTTTCTGATAGCGTCGAAAGTTAATGCAGAGCGATTAAGTCCCAAGTACTCTCTGGTAAATTTCCTCCTTGCATAAAGGCTTACGTCTCCATAGAACCCATTTGAATTAATAGTTCTCCACTCTGGAAAATATGTTTCGGCGAAACTTATTCCAATAAAATCATAGTTTGTTAAAATCCTTCTAATTCTTTCAACTTGCCACGTTACATAGTCGTCATTATGAAACGAGAAAAAACGTACTGAAGGGTCTGTATATTGTGTCAAAAATTCCATCTTCCACTCCTCAGGTAATTTTTGTCCACCATACATTCCATTACCGATAAACAATGCCCATATTTCTATACCGTTATCTTTAAGCGCTTTTAGGTATTCCGGTCTTAAAAGTTCATCATTCTTACTGCCATCCCAGTCTGTTACCAAAAAAAAATGGACAGAAGTAATGTTGGCTTTTTTAAGGTCAGCAACTAGTTCACCCGGAGAAATATTCAGTGAATAGAAAACAATAGGATCTATTTGGATGGAGTTTCCCGCAACTTTTTTGATGTTTTCTGCATTTTCCAAGACTTCGGGTTTTTCATCCGGATCTTCTGTTTCAATAGGTAAATCGTTTTTTTCAGAGCAAGAAAATAGCAGAATTAAAAGTGTTGAGCAATGCAATAATATATATTTCATTTTATTCATCATGATCAAATTATATTATTTTATAAGAGTTGTTGTGCCGATTTTTATCGGCACAACAACAATTTTATCAAATCACTGAGGAGTATAAATCATTCTATAGGCAAATACTCCTGCTTTGTCAGGTTCCATAGCCGCAACTGATACATAGATATATGCATCATAATTATCTACATATACCGAAACATCACCCCATCTATTATAATTTACACCTCCATATATAGCAGATCCCATTAAGAAGAAATCTTCGTAGCCTGTTTCACCTGGTTTCAATTCAATCTTTTCTCTATTCGTTATATCGAATATGCGAGTAAATGTTCCATCCCACGCCCAGAATGCCTGCGTTGTCATGACCAGGAACTCTTCATTGTTAATTTCAAAAGTTTCAAACCCAAGAATTTTATATTCATGATTGTTCTTTTCCATTTGCATTGGAATTTGATCGTTCGTGCTCAGAATTTCAAATCTACTCCCTTTTGCTTGTGTTCCGCTATCACCCCCATCATAATGCATATAAGATACATAGAGGTCAGAGTTGTCGTCGATATTCTTCCTTTTTACTAATGCAGTAGTCCAATTAGTTCCAGCATTATCATAGCTAATCACATTGGGTATTTTAGATTTGACTACTCCATCGTTAAATTCCCAATAATAAATATTCTTGTCATTTTCAGCCGTAGCATAAATATAAGCCTTACCTGTGGAAAGGTTACCGGTTACCGTCATTTTTGTACCTAATACCAATCCAGAAGGAGTATATTCCAGTATCTCTTCTCCCAATGCACCATCAGGCAAATTTTTGATATCTCTGTAGAGAAATACCCTGAATCCTGCGCCCCACATGTTGTAACGATTTACAATTACATTTCCGCCCGCGTCTGTATTAACACTCATATTAAGTGTTGGATAAGGAGCCTTTAGTGTTTTTACATAACTTACATTGTTCCTGTCAAAAATACGAATACCTTCATCTCCATTTCGAACAATAAGGTAATCTTTTGTTACAGACATTCCTGATATATTTGAGTTTACAATTCCCAATTCCTGAGCACTTTTAAACCATAACGATTTGAACACTGTTCTCATAGGAGTTGGGACCACTTCTATATAATTTGTTTTTTGTTCTCCAAAAGCATTCACTACAGTGATTTTATATGGCTCTGTGAAATCTACCATATTAGGCAATGCTGGTATTACAAAGCAATTGTTTTGTACACTTACAGTAGGTTTTAATTCTGTAACATCAAGAGGATCTTCTTCAAGAGTGGGTATTTTTACATAAATAGTTTCACCATCCTCGTATGGTCCTGCTTTAGTAGCCATATATATTTGATCTTCACCAGGAATTTTAATCATAACATTCATTAAACCATCTTTCTGATTTGCAATAACCGACTCTTCTTCTTGAACACAAGCGGTAAAAATGGTAATTATGACGACTATTGTTAATAATATTTCTTTCATTATTTCTTTCATAATTAATGCAATTAAAGAAGTTATTTCCATATATCAGTTTGTTCAGCTAATTGGTTCTTTTGTAACTCCGCTGAAGGGATTGGAAAAGTATCATATCTATCTAAATATACACGTTTTTTCCTTTCGCAATCAATAAGCCTATAAGTAAATGTCCCATCTGAATTTTTAATGGTTTTTACCCCTTTCATCGATACTCCGTTTAGTACGCTTTTTGCTATTCCCCAACGACGAAGATCCCAAAATCGATGCCCTTCAAAAGCCAATTCAACAATGCGTTCACGTCGTAGTTCTTTGTTAAATTCATTTCTATTGCTAACTGGCAACGGATCCAATCCTCCTCTTTTTCTTACCTCGTTTAGATAATCGAATGCTGTTTTTAACTCATTTTGTTCAGCCATGGCTTCGGCATAAATTAGTAATACTTCGGCATAACGTAAATAATATAATGTTAAGCCTGATTTATCAAAACCGCCCCTTTGTTTTTCATCAAACAATTTTCTTAAATAATAACCTGTTGTGCTTCCACCTGCACCTTGTGTCATAGCATCTTTTCCTCCTTCGTAAGTCTCAATTATTCGACCTTTCCATTCGGCCCCATTGTATAATACAGATTGGTAGAATCTTGGTTCTCTATTTTTATATGGTTCAGATGCATGTACTGGATTATTCCAATCAAATTCAACATATTTTCCACTTCCATCTTTGATAAGATAATTCATTACAAGGTTTTCTGTCGGAGCTATCTCTGCATAGCCACCATCTCCTTTTGGACAATAAAAATAGTCAAAACTATAACCTAAATCTGGAGTACTATATCCTACTTCGAGTATGCTTTCCTTATTATTAATGTCATTCCCTTTTCCTCTTTCCATTTTAAATAGAGCTCCATAATCTGGATATAATTCATAAATATCGAGATCTATTACTGCTTTTGCTGCATCAGATGCCGCTTTCCAACGCTTAGCATACAACATTGTCCTAGCCTTAAGACCATATGCCCCACCCTTTACAAGTTTGCCTTTCTCTGCAGTAACAGGAAGGTGTTCTGCAGCAAAATCAAGATCTTCAGCTATAAAATCCCAGCATTCTTCCGGTTCGGATAATTTCCGGTCTTTTATATTCATATCTGGCAATTCTCTATGAATAACAACTCTTCCTCCATACCGGCGCGCAAGCATAAAATATACATGTGCGCGAAAAAAACGAACTTCGGCTTCAGCTCTTAATCGTAACTCCTCTGGAAAGTGCCCTCCATACGTATAAAGGCCATCGATAAAACGGTTGCATGCGATCACCCAATTGTGTCCCCATGCCCAATTGTCTAATGGGTTATTTGCAGGAGTAACTGGAACTGTATTAAAAACAAACTGGTTATGGCTGTCAATCTCCTGATTGAATTTTATCATGTCACTATACCCGTCATCTGAAACATTTTGAGAATAATAGGATGTAGTGCCTAGTAGACCGTAAAAAGAATTCAAATAAAGATCCAGGTTTTTTTCGTTTCTCCAGGGTGTTTCGGAGGTATAACGATCAGTCAATTCAGGTTCCATCGAACAGCTGGAAAAATATATAACAAAAAGTAAGATTACAGTTCCTGCTATTATTTTTATACTATTTATTTTCATATTGTTAAAATGTTAAATTTAATCCGAATTCAAAGACTCTCTGTGGTGGATAGTATCCCTGATTTACACTTGGCATTTCAGGATCCAAACCAAAGTCCAAGCCTGATAAAGTAAATAAATTGGTGCCAGATATATAAAACCTCAAATTTTGTACTCCTATATTGTTTATTATTTTTTGGGGTATTCTGTATCCTATTTGAGCTGATTTTAGACGAAGATAAGTCCCGTCTTGAACGTATAAAGAAGAGTGCTGAGAACCTTTTGCTCTTAGTTCAATTCCTAAACGGGGATATTTTGCATTAGTGTTCTCAGGGGTCCATGAGTTCTCTATTAATTCTTTTGGGGAATTTCCTCCAGCAAAGAAAGGTCTCGTGTAAAATGTGTCATCTCTGAAACCTCTATCAGTATATAATCCACATATTTCTACATCGAAAAGGGTCGCTCCCTGAAAAAACATGTTGAAATCAAAGTTTTTATACTCGCCGTCTAACTCAAGTCCGAAAATCATTTCCGGAATACTGCTTCGACCAATAGGTACTTGATCTTGTTCGAATGTAATACGTCCATCTCCGTTTATGTCTTTCAATTTGATATCTCCAACCTTGGTCGGCCCGAAAACAGCACTATTATCCACTTCTTCTTGTGATTGAAATAACCCTTCTGCTATAAAACCCCAGATTTGTCCAGCTGGTTTTCCTATGGAAGATGTATATTTTGTTTTATACGGATCTTGAGATAGTTTTAATATTTTATTTCGAGCCCATGTTAAATTATTTTTTACATTATAGCTGAATTCCCCAATCTTATACCTGTGGGTGAACAACATCTCAACCCCTCTGTTTTCAGTTTTCCCATAATTAATTCTGTTAGGGTAGAATCCCCCCATAGATGGTGGGTAGTCTGCAACAGAACCATACTGTCTGCTCCATAAAGAGTAAAAAACATCAAATTCTATCCCTAACAATCCTTTCCAAAGCATTGTCTCAAAACCTATATTCCAATCATCTTTTATGGGCCATTTAAGCCCATAATTTGGTACACCTCCTACATTCAAATATTTTTTGAGATTATTTCCGATCATTACTTCATTATTCGTACTGAGATGAGCTGTGGAAAAATATGTATATCCCATTCCAGAGTCGTTGCCCAACCTGCCGTATGATGTCCTTATTTTAAAATTATCAATAAATGAGTTAAAACGATCTTTGAAGAAAGATTCCTCTGATATCCTCCATCCTAGAGAGACACCAGGGAAAAATCCCCATCTTGTATCTCGTGGTAGAAATACTGAAGCATCGTACCTACCAACGAATTCTGCCAGGTATTTATCAGCATAGGCATAATTTATTCTAACGCCATAACCAGCTTCTTTAGCTAAAGCATGTCCTCCTCCAACAAGATCTTTTTCAATTTCTTCTCCGAAATTAATATCCATAATATCTTCTATCGGATAACCTCGTTTACCATTTGACATACTGGTATCTTGTATTCGCCTATATTCATAAAAAAGAAGTGAAGAGACCTCATGTTTGGCGATTTTTTTATTGAAATATACTTCAGGGCGTATATTGAAAATTTCTCTTTCGACAAACCATTGTTGGACAACTGCAATACCAGAGCTTCGGGCACGAGAATATTGTTTATTCCATGTTTTAGCTTGTTGATTATATACTTGAACATAGTATGGTAGTCCTTCGGTTTTAATCTTATTGTCAGATTTTTTATATGCACCATCCAATGATAGTTTTAAACCAGACACGAATGGAATGTCATAATTTATTCTTGCTTGCGCATC
Protein-coding sequences here:
- a CDS encoding ADP-ribosylglycohydrolase family protein, coding for MKIKGILFIFLICFLTSCGKIASEEYKEITQAKLHDKIKGAWAGKMIGVMHGIDMEFQAVGEIFKDSITWTPKMIEGALGEDDIYGQLSFMATMEKNEGLKTPVAKLAEEFAFAQFNLCHANLQARKNFFDDIMPPLSGTPEYNMHANDLDFQIESDFIGFINPGMPYSAALMADSIGRIMAYGDGLYGGIFVSGMHAFAFFESDAKTVVKKALQLIPTESEYAQAIQTVIDGYDTNPDNWEKTWTTIQERWGDADVCVPYHPFNIDATINGAYIAMGLLYGENDMGKTVEITIRCGQDTDCNAANAAAVLGIMYGFEAIDEKFKSHIPHMEDSLFLNTNYSFKKAVSQTELFAEENILSNGGTLENVTYRVKLQKPKVIGELEQAFQNKIMTDLVTMTDKEKYSLTGSWEDFQNGDGDYELYQVSTKPGDIFEIKFKGTGITIMGSYNVDGGTAMAYIDNKPLREFNCYYQKEAGKWLANRQHIIHAMNLEEGDHTLKIVVLNKKEPNSIGYKIYIERVVIFSNKNDIKY
- a CDS encoding DUF5018 domain-containing protein, which encodes MEITSLIALIMKEIMKEILLTIVVIITIFTACVQEEESVIANQKDGLMNVMIKIPGEDQIYMATKAGPYEDGETIYVKIPTLEEDPLDVTELKPTVSVQNNCFVIPALPNMVDFTEPYKITVVNAFGEQKTNYIEVVPTPMRTVFKSLWFKSAQELGIVNSNISGMSVTKDYLIVRNGDEGIRIFDRNNVSYVKTLKAPYPTLNMSVNTDAGGNVIVNRYNMWGAGFRVFLYRDIKNLPDGALGEEILEYTPSGLVLGTKMTVTGNLSTGKAYIYATAENDKNIYYWEFNDGVVKSKIPNVISYDNAGTNWTTALVKRKNIDDNSDLYVSYMHYDGGDSGTQAKGSRFEILSTNDQIPMQMEKNNHEYKILGFETFEINNEEFLVMTTQAFWAWDGTFTRIFDITNREKIELKPGETGYEDFFLMGSAIYGGVNYNRWGDVSVYVDNYDAYIYVSVAAMEPDKAGVFAYRMIYTPQ
- a CDS encoding RagB/SusD family nutrient uptake outer membrane protein, with the protein product MKINSIKIIAGTVILLFVIYFSSCSMEPELTDRYTSETPWRNEKNLDLYLNSFYGLLGTTSYYSQNVSDDGYSDMIKFNQEIDSHNQFVFNTVPVTPANNPLDNWAWGHNWVIACNRFIDGLYTYGGHFPEELRLRAEAEVRFFRAHVYFMLARRYGGRVVIHRELPDMNIKDRKLSEPEECWDFIAEDLDFAAEHLPVTAEKGKLVKGGAYGLKARTMLYAKRWKAASDAAKAVIDLDIYELYPDYGALFKMERGKGNDINNKESILEVGYSTPDLGYSFDYFYCPKGDGGYAEIAPTENLVMNYLIKDGSGKYVEFDWNNPVHASEPYKNREPRFYQSVLYNGAEWKGRIIETYEGGKDAMTQGAGGSTTGYYLRKLFDEKQRGGFDKSGLTLYYLRYAEVLLIYAEAMAEQNELKTAFDYLNEVRKRGGLDPLPVSNRNEFNKELRRERIVELAFEGHRFWDLRRWGIAKSVLNGVSMKGVKTIKNSDGTFTYRLIDCERKKRVYLDRYDTFPIPSAELQKNQLAEQTDIWK
- a CDS encoding TonB-dependent receptor, which produces MKKNNATGNKLTEKVPIKHFLLIMRTTFILLFLCVFCSMAEMSYTQNARVTINKRNVTLKEVLNEIESQTDYLFIYSNEVNTNEKVSIKAKQQAVNNVLNKLLKNKNVNHSMEGNHIILSTIERVNAQKTETVAANVQQQKKTVTGTVVDAAGVPVIGANIVEAGTTNGTVTDMDGKFTLNVDNNATIHISYIGYLEQNINTAGKTSFKVFLQEDTKTLDELVVVGYGTQKKIHMTGAVSQVAGEVLKKAPTGNISAIMQGRIPGLISKQQSGQPGYDGANFYVRGVGSGSILYVIDGVQSDYFPNLTADEIESITILKDAASQAVFGLRGSGGVIVVTTKRGNTDKPTINFISSLSLSQNANFPKFLNGLEYVTWYNKAQELDGVPEVNWRFSAEEIDKIANGDPDGVYGNTDWFDLLFNNTAPTRSNTLSISGKNNRVNYYGMFDVFNQQGIINRTSIDRYSARINLDMKVTDNFNASMSLTARRSETKQPALAPSGNSYAAIMSQAMLTYPFLLPYNADGEPIASYNTEGNGDNHPLAARDLSGQGITRGNTLDAQARINYDIPFVSGLKLSLDGAYKKSDNKIKTEGLPYYVQVYNQQAKTWNKQYSRARSSGIAVVQQWFVEREIFNIRPEVYFNKKIAKHEVSSLLFYEYRRIQDTSMSNGKRGYPIEDIMDINFGEEIEKDLVGGGHALAKEAGYGVRINYAYADKYLAEFVGRYDASVFLPRDTRWGFFPGVSLGWRISEESFFKDRFNSFIDNFKIRTSYGRLGNDSGMGYTYFSTAHLSTNNEVMIGNNLKKYLNVGGVPNYGLKWPIKDDWNIGFETMLWKGLLGIEFDVFYSLWSRQYGSVADYPPSMGGFYPNRINYGKTENRGVEMLFTHRYKIGEFSYNVKNNLTWARNKILKLSQDPYKTKYTSSIGKPAGQIWGFIAEGLFQSQEEVDNSAVFGPTKVGDIKLKDINGDGRITFEQDQVPIGRSSIPEMIFGLELDGEYKNFDFNMFFQGATLFDVEICGLYTDRGFRDDTFYTRPFFAGGNSPKELIENSWTPENTNAKYPRLGIELRAKGSQHSSLYVQDGTYLRLKSAQIGYRIPQKIINNIGVQNLRFYISGTNLFTLSGLDFGLDPEMPSVNQGYYPPQRVFEFGLNLTF